CGACGTCGTGCTCCAGCCAGTGCTCCGAGTCGCGGTTGGGCACCAGCTCGATGGTGGTGCCGACTGGGATTCCGGAGTCCGCTGTCTCGCCTGTCGTCCGATTCTCGGCTTCGCCGAGGACCTCCACCTCGTAGTTGCCCGCGGCGTCGGCTGTCCACCGCACCGCCGGGCCGCCCTTGGCCGACCGGGACACCAGTCGGATGCGCTCGGCGACCAGGAACGCGGACAGCAGGCCCACGCCGAACTGGCCGAGGAAGCCCTGGCGGGCGAACCCCAGCTCGTCCCGCTTGGACGTGCGGCCCAGTGTCGAGAGCAGGTCGTGGACCTCGCGCTCGGTCAGGCCGATGCCGGTGTCGGAGATGCGGAGGGTGCCGCCCGTGCCGGAGTCGATCGGCTCGATCACCACCTCGCCCGGCGCGTCCGGCTGGAGCGCTCGGCGGGCGGTGATCGCGTCCACCGCGTTCTGCAGCAGCTCTCGCGCGTACACGCGGGGACTGCTGTACAGGTGGTGGCTGAGCAGATCGATGATCCCGCGCAGGTCGACACCGAAGGTGTGTGCCATGGGAGTGGAATCCACCTCGGGTCAGGTCACGTAGGACGGTCGATTCTAGGTGCGCCACGGTGGCGGCGGACCCGGTTTTCGGCGCTTCGCCCGCCGGGCCGGCGGCTCACTCGAAGATCAGTGTGCACGAGGGGTACGACAATTCCGCGCGGTCGACCTGCCGGGGTCACGGCGCAGTCACGGCCGCGGTGGATCCGGCCCCACCCCGATCACCTAGGATCGACCCGCCGCTCCGTGCCCTTCGCGGGGTGGTTTCCACACGCGGCACGCGACGGGAGCTGTCCACCAACCATGTCCGGAGCCAACGACCCGTACGACCCCAAGCAGGTCGCGGCGCTCTCACCGGAGGCGCTCGACACGGCGGTGGAGCAGGCGCGGGAGGCGTTCGCGAAGGCGGCCGACCTCGACGAGCTGGCCGCCGTCAAGCCGAGCCACCTGGGTGACCGCTCGCCCGTCCTGCTGGCCAGGCGGGAGATCGGCGCGCTGCCGCCGGCCGCCAAGGCCGAGGCGGGCAAGCGGGTGAACGAGGCGCAGAACGCGGTCAAGCACGCGTTCGAGGAGCGCCGCGCCGTGCTCCAGGCCGAGCGCGACGAGCGGGTCCTGCGCGAGGAGTCGGTCGACGTCACGCTGCCCTGGGACCGCGTCCCGCGCGGCGCGCGCCACCCCATCAGCACCCTCGCCGAGCGCATCGCCGACGTGTTCGTCGCGATGGGCTACGAGGTCGCCGAGGGGCCCGAGCTGGAGACCGAGTGGTTCAACTTCGACGCGTTGAACTTCGGCAAGGACCACCCGGCCCGCTCCATGCAGGACACCTTCTACGTGGCGCCCGAGGGCTCCGGCCTGGTGCTGCGCACCCACACCAGCCCCGTGCAGGCCCGCACGCTGCTGGACCGCGAGCTGCCGGTGTACGTCGTGTGCCCGGGGCGGACGTTCCGCACCGACGAGCTCGACGCCACCCACACCCCGGTGTTCCACCAGGTCGAGGGCCTGGCCGTGGACAAGGGCCTGACCATGGCGCACCTGAAGGGCACGCTCGACGCGTTCGCCCGCGCCATGTTCGGCGAGGACTCCAAGACCCGCCTGCGGCCCAGCTTCTTCCCGTTCACCGAGCCGTCCGCCGAGGTGGACGTGTGGTTCCCGGAGAAGAAGGGCGGCCCCGGCTGGGTCGAGTGGGGCGGCTGCGGCATGGTCAACCCGAACGTGCTGCGCAACTGCGGTGTCGACCCGGAGGTGTACTCGGGGTTCGCGTTCGGCATGGGCCTGGAGCGCACGCTGCAGTTCCGCAACGGCCTGCCCGACATGCGCGACATGGTCGAAGGCGATGTCCGCTTCACCCAGCCATTCGGAACGGAGGCATGACCGGTGCGTATCCCGGTTACCTGGCTGGTCGAGAACCTCGAGTTCGCCGAGACCCCGACGCCCGAGCAGCTCGCCGAGGCGTTCGTGCGGATCGGCCTCGAGGTCGAGGACGTGCACCAGCTCGGTCCCGTAACCGGTCCGCTCGTCGCGGGCCGGGTGATGGAGATCAAGGAGCTCACCGAGTTCAAGAAGCCCATCCGGTACTGCCAGGTCGAGGTCGGTCCGGACCAGGTCAACGGCATCGTCTGCGGCGCGTCGAACTTCGTCGAGGGCGACACGGTGGTCGTGGCGCTGCCCGGCGCGGTGCTGCCCGGTGACTTCGCGATCACCCCGCGCAAGACCTACGGGCACGTCAGCGAGGGCATGATCTGCTCGGCCCGCGAGCTGGGCCTGGGCGACGACCACTCGGGCATCCTGGTGCTACCCAGCGGCACCGCGCAGCCCGGCGACGACGCCATCGAGCTGCTGGGCCTCAACGACACGGTCATCGAGGTCGCGCCCACGCCCGACCGCGGCTACGCGTTCTCCGTGCGCGGCCTGGCCCGCGAGATCGCCTGCGCGTTCGACGTGCCGTTCGGCGACCCCGGCCTGGCCGAGGTGCCCGAGGGCGAGGGCGACGTGCTGCCGGTGCGGATCGAGGACCCGTCGGCGTGCTCGCGGTTCGTGGCCCGGCGGGTGACCGGCGTGGACCCGACCGCGCCGACGCCGTGGTGGATGCGGCGGCGGCTGATGCTGGCCGGCATCCGGTCCATCTCGCTGCCGGTCGACGTCACCAACTACGTGATGCTGGAGCTCGGTCAGCCGCTGCACGCGTTCGACGGCGCGACCGTGCAGGGCGGCCTGGTCGTGCGGCGCGCGGTGGCGGGGGAGAAGCTCACCACGCTGGACGAGCAGGTCAGGGCGCTGGACCCGGACGACATCGTGATCGCCGACGACAGCGGCGTGGTGTCGCTGGCCGGCGTCATGGGCGGTGCGTCCACCGAGGTCCGCGACACCAGCACGGACATCCTGCTGGAGGCGGCGAACTGGGACCCGGCGTCCATCGCGCGCACTGTAAGGCGGCACAAGCTGCCTTCAGAGGCCGCTAAGCGGTTTGAACGGACCGTGGACCCGGCGCTGGCCCCGGTGGCCTTGGAGCGCGCGGCGCGTCTGCTGCACATGTTCGCCGAAGGCAGCATCAAGCCGGGACGCACGGACGTGGGCACGCCGGTGCTGCCCGGTCCGGTGACCATGCCGATCGACCTGCCCGACCGCGTGGCGGGCGTGCGCTACGCGCGCGGTGTGACGGCGCGGCGCCTGGGCCAGATCGGCTGCCAGGTCGAGGTCTCGACCGGTGACGACGGATCGACCCTGGTCACGGCGGTGCCGCCGACGTGGCGCGCCGACCTCACCCAGCCCGCCGACCTGGTGGAGGAGGTGCTGCGGCTGGAGGGGTACGACACGATCCCGTCCACGCTGCCGCCCGCCCCGGCCGGTCGCGGCCTGACCGAGCAGCAGCGGCGCCGCCGGACGGTGTCGCGTGCCCTGGCCGAGAACGGGTTTGTCGAGGTCAAGCCGTTCCCGTTCATCGCACCCTCGGTGTTCGACGCGTTCGGGCTGGCCGAGGACGACGTGCGGCGGCGCTTCGTCAGCGCGCTGAACCCGCTGGAGGCGGACAAGCACGCGCTGGCGACCACGCTGGTGCCGGGTCTGTTGGAGACCTTGCAGCGCAACCTGGCGCGTGGCGCTCGTGACGTGGCTCTTTACACGGTCGCCCAGGTGACGTTGCCGCGCACGCAGCCGGTGCCCGTGCCCGAGGT
This DNA window, taken from Saccharothrix variisporea, encodes the following:
- the pheS gene encoding phenylalanine--tRNA ligase subunit alpha; translation: MSGANDPYDPKQVAALSPEALDTAVEQAREAFAKAADLDELAAVKPSHLGDRSPVLLARREIGALPPAAKAEAGKRVNEAQNAVKHAFEERRAVLQAERDERVLREESVDVTLPWDRVPRGARHPISTLAERIADVFVAMGYEVAEGPELETEWFNFDALNFGKDHPARSMQDTFYVAPEGSGLVLRTHTSPVQARTLLDRELPVYVVCPGRTFRTDELDATHTPVFHQVEGLAVDKGLTMAHLKGTLDAFARAMFGEDSKTRLRPSFFPFTEPSAEVDVWFPEKKGGPGWVEWGGCGMVNPNVLRNCGVDPEVYSGFAFGMGLERTLQFRNGLPDMRDMVEGDVRFTQPFGTEA
- the pheT gene encoding phenylalanine--tRNA ligase subunit beta; amino-acid sequence: MRIPVTWLVENLEFAETPTPEQLAEAFVRIGLEVEDVHQLGPVTGPLVAGRVMEIKELTEFKKPIRYCQVEVGPDQVNGIVCGASNFVEGDTVVVALPGAVLPGDFAITPRKTYGHVSEGMICSARELGLGDDHSGILVLPSGTAQPGDDAIELLGLNDTVIEVAPTPDRGYAFSVRGLAREIACAFDVPFGDPGLAEVPEGEGDVLPVRIEDPSACSRFVARRVTGVDPTAPTPWWMRRRLMLAGIRSISLPVDVTNYVMLELGQPLHAFDGATVQGGLVVRRAVAGEKLTTLDEQVRALDPDDIVIADDSGVVSLAGVMGGASTEVRDTSTDILLEAANWDPASIARTVRRHKLPSEAAKRFERTVDPALAPVALERAARLLHMFAEGSIKPGRTDVGTPVLPGPVTMPIDLPDRVAGVRYARGVTARRLGQIGCQVEVSTGDDGSTLVTAVPPTWRADLTQPADLVEEVLRLEGYDTIPSTLPPAPAGRGLTEQQRRRRTVSRALAENGFVEVKPFPFIAPSVFDAFGLAEDDVRRRFVSALNPLEADKHALATTLVPGLLETLQRNLARGARDVALYTVAQVTLPRTQPVPVPEVGVGARPSDEQVASLIASLPQQPVHVAAVLTGLREHAGWWGKGRPADWADAVQAARLVGEAYGVELTVKASSLAPWHPGRCAELRVGDWPVGHAGELHPKVLEALGLPKRTVAFELDLDALPVEDRRPAPVVSPYPPVLLDVAVVVDAAVPAAEVARALTAGGGELLEDLRLFDVYTGDQVGEGKRSLAYALRFRAPDRTLTVEEATAARDAAVAEASTRFGAVLRG